The DNA segment CACCCAAGATCAATAACATTGCTCATGGGTATGGCATTTTCTTCAAATACATTCAACACCTCTGACTTGCCTTCAAGCGTGGTTCCAGAATTACCGCCGTGTCGGTAAAGATGATCCCAATACTCATCACTTCGACGGCTCGATGATTCTATCAAATTACATCTATCTCTACGGAGAAAGCCAACTTTGCCCTAGCAATCAATTTGGATTCTTGTACTATATAACCGAGTAGCTGCCAACATATTTTTCACATAGATCAGGCCTAGATAGAGGGAAAGTGTCGCCCACTATCGCTATGACCATGATAGGTATAGCTCCTTGATCCTCTACGGCACATCAATTCGGACTTCATGTTAGAATATACTCCGACGCCAATTCTTGTCTGCATACCTCGTCAAGATTGCAAACACCGAGAGATTGCTACGGCGGTCCTGATCATAAGAAGCATTGAACCATTTGTGGAAAATTCGGGTACTACTGTTTGCTCCACCAATGGAACCGGCCTTGCAAGGGGATACTTGTCAACGGCGTTATTGCCTGTTCCGTCTAGAGCCAGTGCCCTTGTTATGCCGCCAATCTCATTTGCATTGTTGCTATAACACTCGCACTTTGTGAAAGGCTGTCAAACGCAGCATCGTTAGCTTGCAACATTCTGCTCAAGGCAATAGTGAAGTTGCAAGAAATTAAATCCGCGCTTCTTGGGCAATAGTTCGCGGCAAACCTAGTATTCCTGGAATTACCATCTATTTCTTATAGTTCGTCTCCTGGGTATAGGATATGGCAAATTCAGTTGAAATCAAATGCACAAAGGACGGACCAAACCTGATAGTCGTTGACGGCAATGTATTTGCCGCCATGTGTAGATGCGGCGCGTCTGCAAATAAGCCCCAATGTGACGGTGCACACAGGAAAATAAACTTCAAGGCAGAAGAGAAGACAATCAAAGTCGTCTAGGCAGATGCAAATCTAGCCAACTCTTTTCCATGCCAGCATCCCCGGCAATATAGCACAGCTCCAAACACATCAAAGCGCCGTTGTCCCAACTTTCAAGCAGCAAAAGCATGGACAGAAAATCCGGCCGGCATACTGCCGGGCCTTCGGGTGCGACTTAAATGATCGCTTGGCTAATTAGATACCAGTGCGCGACAAGATTTGATTAGCCAGGCGGTTTCTCGCAAAACCCTTGCGATTGCACTGGCCGCTACAGTAGTTGTTTCATTAGCTGCTTTAAAGTTTCAATCAAACGACCTTGCAGCACTTACCTTTAATCCGCACACGCAGTCAAATGCCAATGCTAGCCCTATCTCTGCGAATACGCTAAACCCTTCACTTCTGGCAAATAAGGGCAGGCTCAAGGTGATCCCGGCAGACAAGGAGAGTACAAGCGCGGTAATGGCGGCAGTCTCTGCTTCCAAAATTGCAGGACAGTCGCACGGCCATGCAAGCACTAGAATTGCCCTCATATCGCCTGTCTTTACCGCAGCTGCATACGACCATTCATTTTACGTGTTCTACAGACACTTTGGCAGAATTTCATCGCATGACAACGTGACAACCCAGCTCAACCTGCTGACAGCGAGGATTACTTATGCTGACAGAGCCTCCGCATCCTCGACGATGCGGACCCTGGCAGCCAAACTAAAGCAATCTGCTAATGCCCAGGTGACAATACTTGACGATTCAAGCGTTGACAGAAACGCCTTATTTTCACGGAATGGCACAAATGCGTTTGACATTGTAGTGCTCGGCCACCAGGAATATGTCACCCAGCACGAGTACGACAATTTGAAGCGGTTTGTTTCAGACGGTGGGACGCTGGTACTAATTGACGGCAATTTCTTTTATGCAGAGGTAAAATACAACAGCCAGGCACAATCAGTGACGCTTGTCAAGGGCCACGGATGGGCCTACAACGGACACTCTGCATGGAAAAGCATTGAAGAGCGCTGGGCAAACGAGACCCGCGAGTGGGCAGGCAGCAACTACCTGTGCTATTCCTGCAAAATCCGGTTTGAAAATAATCCGTTTGGATACCGTCATCATGAGGAGCAGTACATCACGAACCTGAACGATGTCATCCTCTACAAGTACAGGACAACGGACAAGGGACACACAATTGCAACCTACCAGCTGAGTTATGGAAAAGGCAAGGTAATCGGCCTTAGCATCTATTCAGACGACGTAATACGCAATGCCGCATTTGACAAGTATTTCCTGTTCCTGGTCGTCCACTACGGCGAAACGGCAGGCAAATAGCGGAATACTCAGAGGAGGAAATTCTCCACAATCTACTCGCCTGCCGACGTCGCAGTGCAACGCTCCGAATTAACAGAGTCATTTTTCGCCCAGTAATGCATTCAAGTCTGTTTTTTTCTTATTAAACGAAAATGCATTTTCCTTTAATAAGGAAATTCCTTGTTATACCGGAGTTTACTATGAAATGATAAGCCAAATCCGCGTTATAAAGGCAGATGAACGATAGTGGATGCCTCCGCCTTTAGGCAGCAAAATGGCAAGCTGGGGTGTTGAATAAAGAAAATCAGCTTACTTTTCTGCCGAACAGGCTGCCTCCAAGTTCCTTAATATGACTTACCCTGCGGCAAAGAAAGCCATCCAGAAACTAGAGTCCATGGGTGTTCTCAAAAGAAGACTCGAAAAAGAAAACAGGATGTTCATCGCACACGAAATTCTCGAGCTCTTGAGCTGATTGCTCAAGCCAGCCGATCACAACCCTGACAATCGTCTATCCACTAGAACAAGCCTATAGAAGCGCAAGCTAGACAGGACGTTCACTAATTTTTTAAGCAGATGTTCTTCCGGCAACCTTAACATGAGCAGTATAGCGAAGAACAGATTCATCGCACTAAGCATGATACTCGCGGCAGGACTGGCGCTAGGCGCAGTATTGCCCGCGATAAACAGCGCCTATGCATCAGATAACGAGAACAATAGCAACTCTACGTCGTCTGCAAGTCCCGCCAACCAGGGCCATAACTGGAACGACAAGGGCGGCAATTCCACTGATACCGGCAGGAATGACCACAAGTCCGACAACAGCTACAGCCATTACAAAAGCAGGGTAGAGCAAATGCGCGACGAGTTTGCCTCCATGAACGCAGCGAAAAGGCACCATGAGCACATGATGGGACACCCAACAATCACTCCCCCATACCTTGCAAACCTGAGCTACACGCTTGACGCAAACGGCAACGCCACTGGTCCGGACATGAAAAAACACGAAAGCGCGCAGCTCTTGCTTGACATGTCCATCTGGAAGTCCAGCGACTCGCTTGTGGCAATGGACATTAACGGCGGCAACATTACCATCGGTGGCAACGTAACCACGATTAACGGTGGCCACGCATACTACCTTGCGCACCACCCGCGGCTTATTGTCTACGCATACACCCTGAAGAACGCAAGTTCATCACAAGCATCAGCTCCAGTACACGATGTCAAGGTGTTGAGGGCTTTTGCATTCGGCGTGGGTCCGGACAACAAGTTGCCGACAAACAGCTCTGGCAGCTCATTTGCAGTGCGCGTCATGGGATTTGAGAGCGGCCCGTCTTCGCACCTTTTCAAGTTGGCAGGGCAGGTTTCGCTGAATCAGAATGCAGGCTCTGGCGGATCGGCAGGGCATACAGTGATGTTGACCATACCTTCGGGAGCCTCTGTCTCGGGCCACCAGTCTTACAGTCCGGACAATGCAACCGCCGAGGCAGGTGACATCATCCAGGTGACCAATAACGACACTGCAATCCACACATTGACCTCCGGCTCTGGTCCAAGCGATCCACACTCTGGCAAGATGTTTGACACCGGCTTTATCAACCCAGGCAAGACGGCGACTTTCAGCCTCGCCAAGGTCAGCGTTGGAACCTACGGGTTCTATTGCCAGGTGCATCCGTTCATGAAGGGTTCTCTTAGAGTGACTTCCTAAGCTCCCTTTTTTCTTTTTTTTGAAAAGTCGTCCAGGCAACCTTGCAGGATTTTGGCTTTTACTTGCACTGCATTCATCCGGGTTAAGTAGTTCATTTCCTTTGTCCGGAATGGATTGAACCGTCTGGCAGCAATAGATGTCAAGCCTCAACGGCTTTTGATTCTTGCACTGCTCGTTATGGGAGACATTGGTACGACTGTCATCGCGCAATACGTTCTTCGGGAAAACTTTGTCGAGATGGGAAGCATCAATTCGATATTCATAAAGCAATTCGACGGATACTGGTATATAGTCGGCTACCCTGTCGAGCTTGCAATATTTGGGATAACTGCAATCCTCTTCTTTACAGTCTGGCCGGACAAGCTCCTCAATCTCAAGTTCGTCCGTCTCGACATGTGGGGCCTGACCTATGTGCAACTTGTGATTCTCATTGCCAACAACTCGATTGCAATAATTATCGGGAACCTTGCAATGTGACAAGCACCGGGGAGGCGGATTGAATAAACGCAGAAAATGGCATTAATGCCGATCTGCTAGTCCAAGTCTAGGCCGATGGCAAGTCACGCAATGGCATGACTCCAGACAAGTTATAGAACTCGTTCTATTTTATGAGCGGTAGAAAAATATCGGAAAGAGCGGGGAAGAAAAAAGCCCGCCAATTTCCGGTCAGGCTTGTAGCCTAAGGGTACGGCAACCACGTGGTTGTGAAACTTGTGCCGGTGGCTGACAATCCCGACGTCGTCGAGCTTCCTCCGCTCGGATCCTGCATGTTGATTGGATCGTATCCGTGTGCGTTTACTGGTTGCAGAGCAGTGCCCGAGGCAGAATTGCGATATTCGCTGCTGCTAAAGTTAACCGAACCATAGTCTGCCAGCGGCAGGATTCCCTGGTAGTATGGCGCCTCAACTACCCATTCTGCAGACGAACGCTGTGCATTGGCAAAGAAGGATTTTGAGAACGTAAAGACGGTAGTCGAACCTCTTACATCCTTCATTGTCAAAGTAAAGATTTTGCCGCCGTTGTAAGTGACAGACGCAGTAATGGAGTCACCCGGATGAACCAGCGTTTGTGTGATGTAGTAGCCTGGATGGGGATACATTTCAAACCATGCGTAGTATACCGGGCTACCGCTCGAGCAGTCTTGCTCAGTACCTAGCTGCTCGACTGTACTATCGGAATATCCATCAATTCCTACCCACACAGAAGAGTATCCCACCGGGGTAACAGCGCAATTCACTGTCGGAACGGTCCAAGTGCCAACGACCTGATTGACGAATCTGGAAGTCGGGGATGTGATACTGGATTCTGCTGCGTATCCTGACCAGTTAGTGCTCGTGCTCTCCCTGACCCTCAACATCGGCGACGAGTGGTGAATCATGTGTGTAGAACTATCGGCAAATGCCTGAAGCACCGGAGTCGACCCAAGGACTGATGCTAGCAATATTGCCGCCATCGAGACGGATGCCTGTGTTTTATTTAACCTGGTTCCGATTAAAGGCATATACTACCGAATTATCTTATATAAGATTCTTATAAGGATTTTCCAGGTACTTTTATCCACTTTATGGATCTTGTGACTTGGAATCGGATATCCCTGCAGTAAGCCTACTCGCCAACAGGAGCCATCTACTAACTGCCGCGCCTGAGACTTCTCATTCGTAACGGCTAGGAGCCGAGGTAGGCATGACGGATGATGGGGGGAGTATGGGACGGTAACTCAGTCAACCCTTGCCTGTATGGTCTCGAGTTGTTGCAAGTCTATGGGCCAATGGTGTGATGTTATCGGAGTTCAGGGCAATTGTAATAAATGAAGTGATTCTACGTTCGTACTGCCATCTTCAAAAGTGGGAGAGAGGTGCCTTTGAACAAGGCAACCATGCATTACTAGCGTGATAAGCCTCTCTCCAGGCAGTTAATCCTGCTCCGGGAGAACTTAACTTGTTAGTCCGTCAGTGAACATGTTTGGTATGGAGAGGCCCGTATGGAAAAATGTTTGTTGGTTTATACCTTGGCCATGTTCAATCAAGGCACTTGAAGCCAGTTGAGACAAGACCGAGCACAAGGGACCCGGACAAATTTTCAAACGTCTGCTATGTCTGCTCTGACACTGCAACTACAGAGTGTTTGTTCGACATGGGCGGAGTACACGCAGTTAGAAGGTATTGCGACAAGTGCGCTCCGGAAGCGAGATTGTAACTTACAAGCGGTTCGCGCTTGTAGAACATGTTATCGACTTTAAGAAAGTCTTTCTGAGCCGGGCGCTTGAGGAGCTTATGGCAAAGCCAAATGTGATAAGGCCCCTGACAAGGCACTCGGATAAACCGAAGGGCATTTGCTCCAAATGCTCAGTTCCGGCCACGGTCGAGGCATTGTTTGAGGAAACCGATGTTACTATTTTGCGAAGATACTGCGACAGGTGTCTCGCTGAGGCTGTAAGATAGGCTTTCGTTATCAAAAGGACGCTGGAGCCCGGTGACTATGTATAGATGTACAAGCTCATGATCTCATTCGCACTATGGCTCCTTGTCGCCACTAAATCAAGACGATTCTAGCATTTTGCGCCCAAGCTCTGTAATCTTGTATCGCCTTGCCCCATCCGGTAGAATGACAAGCAGTCCTTCGGAAACCAGCTCCTCAAGCGCATTTGTTGCAACTTCGTACGTCACAAACGCTGAATGCATAATCGTCATTCTGGTTTCATAGCCGTTTAGAACCGCTATCAAGACATCCTTGACAATTTCATCCCTTGACCTACAACTTCCGTTAGAGTTGTCTTTGTGGTCGTCGTCTGAGGGTCGCAACACTCTCTTATTTTAGCTCAAATTCTACAAATCAAGCAGGAATGCAGTGCAATGCAATTATTGAGAACTTTTGAGACTGCAGCAGCCTAGCGTTCTTTTGATTGGCTCTTTGCCAGGCGTGTCCGAATATGCCTCGCCAGTGCCTCAATGGCAATAGGCTTTGTCAGAAAGCAATGGTTCTTCATGCTTGGAAAGGCCCTTCTCGCTTCAGCCTCATAGATTTCAAAGGCCGTCAGAAAGCAAACTTGTAAACTACTATTCTTTTCCCAAAGTGCCCGTGCCAGCTCAAAGCCATTCATGCCCGGCATTCTAATGTCTAAAAGTGC comes from the Nitrososphaera sp. genome and includes:
- a CDS encoding G1 family glutamic endopeptidase yields the protein MLASVLGSTPVLQAFADSSTHMIHHSSPMLRVRESTSTNWSGYAAESSITSPTSRFVNQVVGTWTVPTVNCAVTPVGYSSVWVGIDGYSDSTVEQLGTEQDCSSGSPVYYAWFEMYPHPGYYITQTLVHPGDSITASVTYNGGKIFTLTMKDVRGSTTVFTFSKSFFANAQRSSAEWVVEAPYYQGILPLADYGSVNFSSSEYRNSASGTALQPVNAHGYDPINMQDPSGGSSTTSGLSATGTSFTTTWLPYP
- a CDS encoding cupredoxin domain-containing protein — protein: MSSIAKNRFIALSMILAAGLALGAVLPAINSAYASDNENNSNSTSSASPANQGHNWNDKGGNSTDTGRNDHKSDNSYSHYKSRVEQMRDEFASMNAAKRHHEHMMGHPTITPPYLANLSYTLDANGNATGPDMKKHESAQLLLDMSIWKSSDSLVAMDINGGNITIGGNVTTINGGHAYYLAHHPRLIVYAYTLKNASSSQASAPVHDVKVLRAFAFGVGPDNKLPTNSSGSSFAVRVMGFESGPSSHLFKLAGQVSLNQNAGSGGSAGHTVMLTIPSGASVSGHQSYSPDNATAEAGDIIQVTNNDTAIHTLTSGSGPSDPHSGKMFDTGFINPGKTATFSLAKVSVGTYGFYCQVHPFMKGSLRVTS
- a CDS encoding CDGSH iron-sulfur domain-containing protein, whose translation is MANSVEIKCTKDGPNLIVVDGNVFAAMCRCGASANKPQCDGAHRKINFKAEEKTIKVV
- a CDS encoding winged helix-turn-helix domain-containing protein, with product MLRPSDDDHKDNSNGSCRSRDEIVKDVLIAVLNGYETRMTIMHSAFVTYEVATNALEELVSEGLLVILPDGARRYKITELGRKMLESS
- a CDS encoding N,N-dimethylformamidase beta subunit family domain-containing protein, translated to MISQAVSRKTLAIALAATVVVSLAALKFQSNDLAALTFNPHTQSNANASPISANTLNPSLLANKGRLKVIPADKESTSAVMAAVSASKIAGQSHGHASTRIALISPVFTAAAYDHSFYVFYRHFGRISSHDNVTTQLNLLTARITYADRASASSTMRTLAAKLKQSANAQVTILDDSSVDRNALFSRNGTNAFDIVVLGHQEYVTQHEYDNLKRFVSDGGTLVLIDGNFFYAEVKYNSQAQSVTLVKGHGWAYNGHSAWKSIEERWANETREWAGSNYLCYSCKIRFENNPFGYRHHEEQYITNLNDVILYKYRTTDKGHTIATYQLSYGKGKVIGLSIYSDDVIRNAAFDKYFLFLVVHYGETAGK
- a CDS encoding response regulator; the encoded protein is MATTASRILLVEDEKDILSTLKRGLELEGFAVTAFDNPVVALAKYYHAEYDLALLDIRMPGMNGFELARALWEKNSSLQVCFLTAFEIYEAEARRAFPSMKNHCFLTKPIAIEALARHIRTRLAKSQSKER